From Novipirellula galeiformis, the proteins below share one genomic window:
- a CDS encoding cadherin repeat domain-containing protein: MNQRERFLAIAIAGLVGVVAIQWGLSRYQTALRSRTTRIAALQNEKLKLEDRLLDGAYADRQLGEYLSRSLPGDPERAHSDYQSWLLDAVEQNGVTNPRVNRTNMLPVGDLYQRLSYSIDGRTDLPKLIDFLHAFYAKDYLHRMSKLAITPARDEASRFDVKISVDVIALSAAAENAKAPQGTSWRVEPLVAAYREPILNRNFFEPPNKAPQFTGKPVVDAVVGKESTTPLTFKDPEGHKLRFELIESSPDFVRLDETTGTLTLNSDTKQEFEVQVRVTDDGYPNRTTEQKLLVKVGDPPPPPEPPAVKPMFDDSTQTVLTALVQGRDDWTAWMNVRTKGKTLKLRVDDEFEIGSLKGKVIEVTPRFVLLEIDGRQFELKPAGVLSDAAKRSESTPAEPSSAEPTIE, encoded by the coding sequence ATGAACCAACGCGAACGTTTCTTGGCGATTGCGATCGCAGGTCTTGTAGGGGTGGTTGCCATTCAATGGGGGCTCAGTCGATACCAAACCGCCCTGCGCAGCCGGACCACGCGGATCGCCGCTTTGCAGAACGAGAAGCTCAAACTCGAAGACCGCTTGCTCGATGGCGCGTATGCCGACCGTCAATTGGGTGAGTACTTGTCGCGATCGTTGCCCGGCGATCCCGAGCGAGCACATAGCGATTACCAAAGTTGGTTGCTCGACGCGGTTGAGCAAAATGGGGTAACCAACCCGCGAGTCAATCGCACAAACATGCTTCCGGTGGGCGACCTTTATCAACGGCTTTCTTATAGCATTGATGGGCGAACCGATCTGCCGAAATTGATTGACTTTTTGCACGCGTTTTATGCCAAAGATTATTTGCATCGAATGAGTAAGCTTGCAATCACACCGGCGCGTGACGAAGCGAGTCGTTTTGATGTGAAGATCAGTGTCGATGTGATTGCACTTTCCGCAGCGGCCGAGAATGCCAAGGCACCGCAGGGGACATCGTGGCGCGTCGAACCGCTTGTCGCTGCCTATCGCGAACCGATTTTGAACCGCAACTTTTTCGAGCCTCCCAACAAGGCGCCCCAATTCACGGGCAAGCCGGTGGTCGATGCGGTTGTCGGCAAAGAATCGACCACCCCGCTGACCTTCAAGGACCCCGAAGGGCACAAGCTTCGCTTTGAGCTGATCGAATCATCACCCGACTTTGTGCGGCTCGATGAGACGACCGGGACGCTGACGCTCAACTCCGACACGAAGCAAGAGTTTGAAGTCCAGGTGCGCGTGACCGATGACGGCTATCCCAACCGGACCACGGAGCAGAAATTGTTGGTCAAAGTGGGCGATCCGCCCCCGCCGCCGGAACCGCCCGCGGTGAAACCGATGTTTGATGACTCGACGCAGACGGTGTTGACCGCATTGGTCCAAGGACGCGACGATTGGACGGCATGGATGAATGTTCGCACCAAGGGTAAAACACTCAAATTGCGGGTCGATGACGAGTTCGAGATCGGTAGCCTCAAAGGAAAAGTGATTGAGGTGACTCCCCGATTTGTGTTGCTTGAGATCGATGGCCGCCAATTTGAACTGAAACCCGCCGGGGTGCTCTCGGACGCAGCCAAGCGATCCGAATCGACCCCAGCTGAACCTTCCTCAGCTGAACCGACAATCGAGTGA
- a CDS encoding ABC transporter ATP-binding protein yields the protein MTVLSSHASAIRCDNVTVEFDDGTRAVDRIDAEFPAGKITSLIGPSGCGKTTLLRLIAGLQRPTSGGVRLDPPAAQPAGEVAFVFQQPSLLPWRDALGNVLLPLELVSRDTGAQQRERAAAVLQTVGLGDAMGRMPHELSGGMKMRVSLARALVTEPRVLLMDEPFAALDDMLRNALGQLLLQLWSDFSLTVVMVTHNIAESCLLSHQIQVMQQGSIAQMIENPLPWPRNAALRRTAEFGMFYGVISDSLREPS from the coding sequence ATGACCGTTTTGAGCTCGCATGCCTCCGCCATCCGGTGCGACAACGTGACCGTCGAGTTCGACGACGGCACGCGCGCGGTGGACCGGATCGATGCCGAGTTTCCAGCCGGGAAAATCACCTCGCTGATTGGCCCGAGCGGCTGTGGGAAAACGACGTTGCTGCGATTGATCGCGGGGCTTCAACGGCCGACGTCGGGCGGTGTGCGTTTGGATCCTCCCGCAGCCCAACCTGCGGGAGAGGTTGCGTTTGTGTTCCAGCAACCCTCCCTGCTCCCTTGGCGAGACGCGTTAGGGAATGTCTTGTTGCCGCTCGAACTAGTGTCACGCGACACGGGGGCACAGCAGCGAGAGAGAGCGGCGGCGGTGTTGCAGACGGTGGGGCTGGGCGATGCCATGGGCCGGATGCCGCATGAGCTTTCCGGAGGGATGAAAATGCGGGTTTCGCTGGCCCGGGCCCTGGTCACCGAGCCTCGCGTTTTGCTGATGGACGAGCCGTTTGCGGCGCTCGACGACATGTTACGCAACGCACTCGGGCAACTGTTGTTACAACTTTGGAGTGATTTCTCGCTGACCGTCGTGATGGTGACTCACAATATCGCGGAGTCCTGTTTGTTGTCCCATCAAATCCAAGTCATGCAACAGGGCTCGATCGCACAGATGATTGAGAACCCATTGCCGTGGCCCCGCAACGCAGCCCTTCGTCGTACGGCGGAGTTTGGAATGTTTTATGGGGTGATTAGTGATTCGTTGAGGGAGCCATCGTGA
- a CDS encoding ABC transporter permease, producing the protein MNGFRCWKTMSSTAAPIVVGVLILVALWKGVIGFFELPPILLPAPRQVLATAFEERESLVRGTWVTGVAATVGLFTAVVLGSVVAVAFSLSMAIRKAFFPYVVFLQTVPIVAIAPLLITWSGYQFRTVVIVTVIVCLFPIVNSVTEGLLAMQRDLNDLFRLYGASRIQRLLKLQLPTAIPYLVLGTKTSSGLAVIGAIVAEFFVGNGSNYDGLGTLMTGWQGFQRTDALIAAIFASTMLGLLLFGVVNLLSATVLRRWTSGDRDR; encoded by the coding sequence GTGAACGGTTTCCGCTGCTGGAAAACGATGAGCTCCACTGCGGCGCCTATTGTCGTAGGCGTTTTGATCCTAGTTGCGCTATGGAAGGGGGTGATTGGGTTCTTTGAATTGCCTCCGATTCTATTGCCGGCACCGCGTCAAGTTTTGGCAACCGCGTTCGAGGAAAGAGAATCGCTAGTTCGTGGGACGTGGGTTACGGGGGTGGCGGCGACGGTGGGGTTGTTTACGGCGGTCGTGTTAGGATCGGTAGTCGCCGTTGCTTTTAGTCTATCGATGGCGATTCGCAAGGCGTTCTTTCCCTACGTGGTGTTCTTGCAAACCGTTCCCATCGTCGCGATTGCGCCGCTGCTGATTACGTGGAGCGGTTATCAATTTCGCACCGTCGTGATCGTGACCGTGATCGTTTGCTTGTTTCCGATCGTCAATAGTGTGACCGAGGGATTGCTGGCGATGCAGCGAGATTTGAACGATCTGTTCCGTTTGTACGGTGCATCGAGAATTCAGCGACTGTTGAAGTTGCAACTGCCAACGGCGATTCCCTATTTAGTGCTCGGTACGAAAACGAGTAGCGGACTTGCTGTGATTGGGGCTATCGTTGCCGAGTTTTTTGTCGGCAACGGCTCGAATTACGACGGGCTCGGAACGCTGATGACGGGATGGCAAGGGTTTCAACGAACCGACGCGCTGATCGCGGCAATCTTTGCCTCCACGATGTTAGGGTTATTGCTTTTCGGAGTCGTCAATCTACTATCGGCAACCGTGTTGCGTCGTTGGACGTCCGGCGATCGGGATCGCTAA
- a CDS encoding NAD(P) transhydrogenase subunit alpha, translating to MPKETWPGELRTALVPANAKKLIRAGFEIVAESGLGQGAGFSDHDYTEAGVKLQSNHQSVVADADLVLRVRKPSASEVGWLRRGAIQVSFLDPFNERALVDALAEQGVTAISMEMIPRSTRAQKMDALSSQDNLAGYVTVIQAAYHSIKAFPMMMTPSGTIRPCRVFVIGVGVAGLQAIATAKRLGARVEAFDTRPVTAEQVRSLGAKFVEIDLGEVGQTEQGYAKALTEEQIALQKEGQKKVIAESDVVITTAKLFGRPAPRIVSRDMLEAMQPGSVVVDMAVETGGNVEGAVLDQVTEIGGVKVIGQGNLPSQVSRNASEMYSNNLVNLIEEFWDVDNKQMVLDPEDEIIRLAVITRAGEIVNETIRNLNT from the coding sequence GTGCCCAAGGAAACTTGGCCGGGTGAGTTGCGGACGGCGCTGGTGCCAGCCAACGCTAAGAAGCTCATCCGAGCTGGCTTTGAAATTGTTGCCGAGTCCGGTTTGGGGCAAGGAGCGGGATTTAGTGACCATGACTACACCGAGGCGGGGGTCAAATTACAATCCAATCACCAATCGGTTGTCGCCGATGCGGACTTGGTCTTGCGTGTTCGTAAGCCCTCGGCGTCGGAAGTCGGCTGGCTCCGACGAGGAGCGATTCAGGTTAGTTTTTTGGATCCGTTCAATGAACGCGCGCTCGTAGACGCCTTGGCCGAGCAAGGGGTCACGGCCATTTCGATGGAAATGATCCCGCGAAGCACGCGCGCTCAAAAAATGGATGCACTCTCCTCTCAGGACAATTTGGCTGGCTACGTCACCGTGATCCAAGCGGCCTATCACAGCATCAAAGCGTTTCCGATGATGATGACTCCGTCGGGCACGATTCGCCCCTGCCGAGTGTTTGTGATCGGCGTGGGGGTTGCGGGATTGCAAGCGATCGCGACGGCGAAGCGACTCGGGGCCCGCGTCGAAGCGTTCGACACGCGTCCTGTGACGGCCGAGCAAGTTCGCTCGTTGGGGGCGAAGTTTGTTGAGATCGATTTGGGCGAAGTGGGGCAAACCGAGCAAGGCTACGCCAAGGCGCTGACGGAAGAACAAATTGCGTTGCAGAAAGAAGGCCAGAAGAAGGTGATCGCCGAGTCGGATGTGGTCATCACGACCGCGAAATTGTTCGGCCGCCCCGCACCCCGCATCGTCTCGCGAGATATGCTCGAGGCGATGCAACCGGGCAGCGTGGTCGTCGACATGGCGGTCGAAACCGGGGGCAACGTCGAGGGGGCAGTTCTCGATCAAGTCACCGAGATCGGTGGCGTGAAGGTGATCGGGCAAGGTAACTTGCCGTCGCAGGTTAGCCGCAATGCGAGTGAAATGTACTCCAATAATCTGGTGAATTTAATCGAAGAGTTTTGGGACGTTGACAACAAGCAAATGGTGTTGGATCCCGAGGACGAAATCATCCGTTTGGCGGTCATCACGCGAGCCGGTGAAATCGTCAACGAAACGATCCGAAATCTAAACACGTAA
- a CDS encoding NAD(P) transhydrogenase subunit alpha, translating into MGMEAVYLGFVLMLSIFLGFELISKVPATLHTPLMSGANAISGITVVGAITSAGAGMGDWATWLGAIAVFFAMVNVVGGYMVTDRMLSMFKKKETPANDRV; encoded by the coding sequence ATGGGAATGGAAGCGGTTTATCTCGGTTTTGTTTTAATGCTGTCGATTTTCTTGGGATTTGAATTGATTTCAAAGGTCCCTGCGACGCTGCACACTCCGCTGATGTCCGGTGCAAACGCGATCTCCGGAATCACCGTCGTCGGTGCGATCACCTCGGCCGGAGCCGGGATGGGCGATTGGGCGACATGGCTCGGTGCGATCGCCGTCTTTTTTGCGATGGTCAACGTCGTCGGTGGGTATATGGTTACCGATCGAATGCTCAGCATGTTCAAGAAAAAAGAAACACCCGCAAACGACCGAGTTTGA
- a CDS encoding NAD(P)(+) transhydrogenase (Re/Si-specific) subunit beta has protein sequence MSSELIGVVYIFAAILFVFGLKLLSSPATAVRGNLISAVAMLIAILITLASSDIIDYRWIAGAAIAGTIVGAIAARRVAMTGMPEMVALFNGSGGIASLLVGWAALYMHDGDGIMSVASGPEASAISPFTMITVLVSILIGGITFSGSLVAWGKLSETIRSGAMALPGQRFLSLFNLFALLACSVLIFMQPAWTLPLIIAVIVLSLVLGVMAVMPIGGADMPVVISLLNSYSGLAACAAGLAIDNSILIVAGSLVGAAGIILTNIMCKAMNRSLSNVLFSGFAATTQATKVEGEVKPISADDAYLILEAASSVVMVPGYGMAVAQAQHVVRELGELLEANGAEVSYAIHPVAGRMPGHMNVLLAEANVPYDQLVEMDDINRRIENVDVAVVIGANDVVNPAAREDENSPIYGMPIINVDHARTVFVLKRSMASGFSGVDNPLFFGENTRMLFGDAKQSLSTVIAQFKN, from the coding sequence ATGAGTTCGGAACTGATTGGCGTGGTCTACATCTTCGCCGCAATATTGTTTGTTTTTGGTCTGAAATTGTTGAGCTCGCCAGCCACGGCGGTGCGCGGCAATTTGATTTCCGCCGTCGCGATGTTGATTGCGATTCTGATTACGCTGGCCTCTAGTGACATCATCGATTACCGCTGGATCGCCGGCGCTGCGATCGCCGGAACGATCGTCGGCGCGATCGCAGCCCGTCGTGTCGCCATGACCGGGATGCCGGAAATGGTGGCGTTGTTCAATGGTTCGGGCGGGATTGCCAGTTTGTTGGTCGGTTGGGCGGCGCTGTACATGCACGACGGCGATGGAATCATGTCCGTCGCCTCCGGTCCCGAAGCCTCGGCAATCTCGCCCTTCACCATGATCACGGTGCTCGTGTCGATCCTGATCGGGGGAATCACCTTTTCCGGCAGTCTGGTCGCGTGGGGCAAGTTATCGGAAACCATTCGTAGCGGTGCGATGGCGCTGCCAGGCCAGCGATTCCTCAGTTTATTCAATCTGTTTGCCTTGCTCGCGTGTAGTGTGTTGATCTTCATGCAGCCCGCATGGACGCTGCCGTTGATCATCGCCGTGATCGTCTTGTCCTTGGTCTTGGGCGTGATGGCCGTGATGCCGATCGGTGGTGCCGACATGCCGGTCGTGATCTCGCTGCTGAATAGCTATTCCGGTTTGGCCGCCTGTGCCGCAGGATTGGCGATCGACAATTCCATTTTGATTGTGGCGGGATCCTTGGTCGGTGCCGCCGGGATTATTCTGACGAACATCATGTGCAAAGCGATGAATCGCTCGCTTAGTAATGTTTTGTTCTCTGGTTTCGCGGCGACCACTCAAGCGACGAAGGTCGAGGGCGAGGTCAAGCCGATTTCTGCAGATGACGCTTACCTGATCCTTGAAGCCGCCTCGTCGGTCGTGATGGTGCCGGGCTACGGTATGGCGGTTGCCCAAGCGCAGCATGTGGTGCGAGAATTGGGGGAACTGCTCGAAGCCAATGGGGCCGAAGTCAGTTACGCGATCCATCCGGTGGCCGGCCGAATGCCAGGTCACATGAACGTCTTGTTAGCCGAAGCGAATGTGCCGTACGACCAATTGGTCGAAATGGATGATATCAACCGGCGGATTGAAAACGTCGACGTCGCCGTCGTGATCGGAGCCAACGATGTCGTCAATCCAGCGGCTCGTGAAGACGAGAACAGTCCGATCTATGGCATGCCGATCATCAATGTCGATCACGCACGCACCGTGTTCGTGCTCAAGCGATCGATGGCATCAGGGTTTTCCGGGGTCGATAATCCATTGTTCTTCGGCGAGAACACGCGGATGTTGTTCGGTGACGCGAAGCAGTCGTTGTCCACCGTGATTGCACAGTTTAAGAACTGA
- a CDS encoding ABC transporter substrate-binding protein gives MTSNRPLPMLRSISFLVGCVIVAGCGSSDSSTNTTPVAVADAQALKPVAVQLNWFPESEHGGLYQAAADQTFLSHGMNVEIRPGGRQSPVAPELVLGRGQFAMANADDVVLFRNQGADIVAVLAAMQNHPRCILVREDSGVKRFEDLAGKTLQRQGGRAFLEFMRSKGLLDQVKEVPYHGSVSALVTDPDVAIQAYSFAEPLLAEQQGVKVRKLMLSELGWNPYSSVLITTGDMVRNQPELVQDFVDATRAGWQHYLSDPQLGNEAILKANQHGMTIEALQFGHQELKTLALPEGMSSKSIGQMTDERWHTLVSQMVELGLVDGDKVRADDCYTMQFLK, from the coding sequence ATGACATCCAATCGCCCCCTTCCGATGCTGCGGTCCATTTCGTTCCTGGTCGGCTGTGTCATTGTCGCCGGTTGTGGATCCTCAGATTCATCCACCAACACCACGCCGGTTGCTGTGGCCGACGCGCAGGCTTTAAAGCCTGTGGCGGTTCAGCTGAATTGGTTTCCTGAATCCGAACATGGCGGTTTGTATCAAGCCGCAGCCGATCAAACGTTCCTATCACACGGGATGAATGTTGAGATTCGCCCCGGCGGACGACAAAGTCCTGTGGCGCCCGAATTGGTTCTCGGGCGGGGCCAGTTTGCGATGGCCAACGCGGATGATGTTGTTTTATTTCGCAACCAAGGAGCCGATATCGTGGCTGTTTTGGCAGCGATGCAGAACCATCCACGTTGTATTTTGGTTCGCGAAGATAGCGGCGTGAAACGCTTCGAAGACTTGGCAGGCAAGACGCTCCAGCGCCAAGGAGGCCGTGCATTTCTTGAATTCATGCGATCCAAAGGCTTGCTTGATCAAGTCAAAGAGGTGCCCTATCACGGCAGCGTCTCGGCATTGGTGACGGACCCAGATGTCGCGATTCAGGCCTACTCGTTCGCTGAACCGCTGCTAGCGGAGCAGCAGGGCGTGAAGGTTCGCAAGCTGATGCTTAGCGAACTCGGTTGGAACCCCTACTCAAGTGTCCTGATCACCACCGGTGACATGGTTCGCAACCAACCTGAGCTGGTTCAGGATTTTGTCGATGCTACCCGCGCAGGCTGGCAACATTACTTGTCCGATCCGCAATTAGGAAACGAGGCCATTTTAAAAGCGAACCAGCACGGGATGACCATCGAGGCGCTGCAGTTCGGGCATCAAGAACTCAAAACACTCGCGTTGCCTGAGGGGATGTCGAGCAAATCGATTGGCCAGATGACGGATGAGCGTTGGCACACGTTGGTGTCGCAAATGGTCGAGCTAGGGCTCGTCGATGGCGACAAAGTCCGCGCCGACGATTGCTATACGATGCAGTTTCTGAAATAA
- a CDS encoding protein kinase domain-containing protein translates to MNPNGSESHSAHSRGAILGIWRLGKVIHQGEMAELAHAQPADALGSPRWDYIVRRGVGDNTIESLRQIQQFTACATEVLHPNLIAVLDASDSGESPFLVMPRLDALTMHDHLKQVPRKPLPVGLWLVRQVAQALEALHAKGWVHGDVKPLNVMVGATGHVTLIDLGFAERVHTSSKRLFRGTPEYTAPETLSDKMVALPASDIFSLGRILWQWLTRVETASDLLLSPVAELVERMISPQSHDRPTASDVARQLLRLEIESLGCHIEPEKRRRRAA, encoded by the coding sequence ATGAATCCAAATGGCTCCGAGTCACATTCGGCTCACTCGCGCGGCGCGATCCTGGGGATTTGGCGATTAGGGAAGGTCATTCATCAAGGCGAGATGGCAGAACTGGCTCATGCGCAACCGGCCGACGCACTGGGCAGCCCGCGTTGGGACTACATCGTCCGCCGCGGGGTCGGTGACAACACGATCGAATCGCTACGACAAATCCAGCAGTTTACGGCCTGTGCGACCGAGGTCCTTCACCCCAATCTCATCGCCGTCTTGGACGCGTCCGATTCGGGGGAGTCCCCGTTTTTGGTGATGCCACGACTGGACGCCCTGACGATGCACGATCATTTAAAACAAGTCCCCCGAAAACCGTTACCAGTGGGCCTTTGGTTGGTTCGCCAAGTGGCTCAGGCGCTCGAGGCACTGCATGCGAAGGGCTGGGTCCATGGCGATGTGAAACCGCTCAATGTGATGGTCGGGGCGACAGGACATGTGACCTTGATCGACCTTGGATTTGCAGAGCGAGTGCACACCTCGTCGAAACGACTGTTCCGTGGCACCCCCGAATACACCGCGCCGGAAACTCTCTCCGACAAGATGGTGGCGTTACCTGCGTCGGACATCTTTTCGCTCGGACGCATTCTTTGGCAATGGCTGACACGCGTTGAAACCGCCAGCGACTTGTTGCTTTCTCCCGTCGCGGAATTGGTAGAGCGGATGATCTCGCCCCAATCTCACGATCGCCCCACCGCAAGCGATGTTGCACGACAATTATTGCGTCTTGAAATCGAAAGTCTCGGCTGCCACATCGAACCGGAAAAACGTCGCCGTCGAGCGGCGTAA
- a CDS encoding substrate-binding domain-containing protein, translating into MRSFALMLGMLLMAGCGPSQETKTDSPSSGAASVQTQGSGRFPLAAGQYTVLGILTDNQDNSKAKENAEAALVTHPDVACFVGLWNINTPMILAALRSSDATGKVKVVGFDEHQETLAGIREGTVVGTIVQQPYDFGYRSVQWLTSLAKGKPVDVPDSGSIYIPHDTITAENVQEFSDRINAIKAGNGPQLSPESDLDGNGVHVAFISNSIDPFWTLAEFGCNKAAAQFGCKVDVQMPSTGSIEEQKRYLETNAANKLDGVAISPIDPANQVGMINEACDAMTVICQDSDAPTSKRKFYLGTSNYMAGRAAAKLIKQAVPDGGKVMLFVGKMEVLNAQERSQGIIDELSDKPVPGIFLQ; encoded by the coding sequence GTGCGATCTTTTGCTTTAATGCTTGGCATGTTGCTGATGGCGGGATGTGGGCCTTCGCAGGAAACAAAGACCGATTCCCCATCGTCGGGGGCGGCTTCGGTCCAAACCCAAGGCTCAGGGCGTTTCCCTTTAGCCGCTGGCCAATACACCGTGCTGGGGATTTTGACCGATAACCAAGACAACAGCAAAGCGAAAGAGAACGCCGAAGCGGCGTTGGTAACGCATCCCGATGTGGCCTGTTTTGTCGGGCTCTGGAACATCAACACTCCGATGATCTTGGCGGCACTTCGCAGCAGCGATGCGACCGGTAAAGTCAAAGTGGTCGGGTTTGATGAACACCAAGAAACGCTCGCCGGGATTCGCGAAGGGACCGTGGTGGGCACGATCGTCCAACAACCTTATGACTTCGGGTATCGCAGTGTCCAATGGCTGACGTCGTTAGCAAAGGGCAAACCCGTCGATGTGCCCGATTCGGGATCCATTTACATCCCTCACGATACGATCACTGCCGAGAACGTCCAAGAATTTTCGGATCGCATTAACGCAATCAAGGCAGGCAACGGCCCTCAGCTATCGCCCGAATCGGATCTCGATGGCAACGGCGTGCACGTTGCATTTATTAGTAACAGTATCGATCCGTTCTGGACGCTAGCCGAATTTGGTTGCAATAAAGCGGCTGCACAATTCGGCTGTAAAGTGGACGTCCAAATGCCATCGACCGGCTCGATCGAAGAGCAGAAGCGTTACCTCGAAACCAACGCCGCGAATAAGTTGGATGGAGTCGCGATCAGCCCGATCGATCCTGCCAACCAAGTCGGGATGATTAACGAGGCATGTGATGCGATGACGGTGATTTGCCAAGATAGCGATGCGCCAACCTCGAAACGCAAATTCTACCTCGGGACCAGCAACTACATGGCGGGACGTGCGGCAGCGAAATTGATCAAGCAGGCCGTTCCCGATGGGGGCAAGGTGATGTTGTTTGTCGGGAAAATGGAGGTCCTTAATGCCCAAGAGCGAAGTCAGGGGATTATCGATGAGTTGTCCGATAAACCCGTGCCTGGGATCTTCCTACAATAG
- a CDS encoding NADPH-dependent assimilatory sulfite reductase hemoprotein subunit, with translation MSTDTPKLSANEAIKEESNFLKGTIDVELSESTDQFNKDNLQLLKFHGTYQQDDRDVRLAAKKTGGGKAFSMMVRCRIPGGRITSDQMLAQLDLCDELGNSTLKITTRQTLQLHGVLKSDLQKTINRINEIQLSTLAACGDVNRNVVCCPAKRTDEVHRDMQILTDALVVALAPQTPAYHELWVSDPESGETTLEGGGSGEVVEPLYGPTYLPRKFKVGIALPDDNCIDIYAQDLGFLAVVRDGKIIGYNVLVGGGMGTTPSAKKTFPAIAKRMAFCTPEQAVDVAVAVVKVQRDHGNREDRKIARMKYLIADWGMDKFRAKVEEYFGEPLKDCTEDDVHEVDDHMGWQEQGDGKWSYGLNIENGRLYDNEKHQLKATIRAVCNEFKTDLRMTTNQSIIFTDIEEGDREKLIGIIRKHRATLTEDISTVRRWSIACVALPTCGLAITESERRLPSIIDSIEQPLAKLGLDKERFTLRMTGCPNGCARPYNADLALVGKAKDKYTLFAGGGWVGDRMAYIYKDLVKDADVADELIGIFSAYKSNRLDGESLGTFCTRVGRDDLEVLAAAAPRP, from the coding sequence ATGTCTACCGACACTCCCAAACTTAGCGCCAACGAAGCGATCAAAGAAGAAAGCAATTTCCTCAAGGGCACCATTGACGTCGAATTGAGCGAAAGCACGGACCAATTCAACAAAGACAATCTGCAACTGCTGAAATTCCACGGCACCTATCAACAGGACGACCGTGACGTTCGCTTAGCGGCCAAGAAGACCGGTGGCGGCAAGGCATTTTCAATGATGGTCCGTTGTCGGATCCCAGGCGGCCGCATCACGTCGGATCAGATGCTCGCTCAGTTGGATCTTTGCGACGAGCTCGGAAACTCCACCTTGAAGATCACCACGCGACAAACGCTGCAGCTTCATGGTGTGTTAAAAAGCGATCTGCAAAAGACAATCAATCGCATCAACGAGATCCAACTCTCGACACTCGCGGCCTGTGGCGACGTCAATCGCAACGTCGTTTGCTGTCCTGCGAAACGCACCGATGAAGTGCATCGCGACATGCAAATCCTGACCGACGCGCTCGTCGTTGCCCTCGCACCGCAGACTCCCGCTTATCACGAATTGTGGGTGAGCGATCCTGAGAGTGGCGAAACCACTCTCGAAGGTGGCGGTAGCGGCGAAGTCGTCGAACCTCTTTACGGTCCGACTTACTTGCCTCGTAAATTCAAAGTCGGCATCGCCCTTCCCGATGACAACTGTATCGACATCTATGCCCAAGACCTCGGCTTCCTCGCCGTTGTGCGTGACGGCAAGATCATCGGCTACAACGTGTTGGTCGGTGGCGGCATGGGCACTACTCCTTCGGCCAAGAAGACCTTCCCGGCAATCGCCAAACGAATGGCGTTCTGCACCCCGGAACAGGCTGTCGACGTGGCCGTCGCGGTGGTCAAGGTTCAACGTGACCATGGAAATCGCGAAGACCGCAAAATCGCGCGGATGAAGTACTTGATTGCCGATTGGGGCATGGACAAGTTCCGAGCCAAGGTCGAAGAGTACTTCGGCGAGCCGCTCAAAGATTGCACCGAAGATGATGTGCACGAAGTCGATGACCACATGGGTTGGCAAGAACAAGGCGACGGCAAATGGTCGTACGGCTTGAACATTGAAAATGGCCGTTTGTACGACAACGAAAAACATCAGCTCAAAGCGACGATCCGCGCGGTCTGCAACGAGTTCAAAACCGATCTTCGTATGACCACCAATCAAAGCATCATCTTCACCGATATCGAAGAAGGTGACCGAGAGAAACTGATTGGGATCATTCGCAAACACCGAGCGACGTTAACCGAAGATATCAGCACGGTCCGTCGCTGGTCGATAGCTTGTGTTGCCCTTCCCACGTGTGGATTGGCAATCACCGAAAGCGAACGACGTCTGCCAAGCATCATCGATTCGATTGAACAACCGCTGGCAAAACTCGGGCTGGACAAAGAGCGTTTTACGCTTCGCATGACCGGTTGCCCCAACGGATGTGCGCGGCCTTACAACGCCGACTTGGCGCTCGTTGGAAAAGCCAAGGACAAGTACACCTTGTTTGCCGGTGGTGGCTGGGTTGGCGACCGCATGGCGTACATCTACAAGGACTTGGTAAAGGATGCCGATGTCGCGGATGAGTTGATCGGGATCTTCTCGGCTTACAAGTCGAATCGTCTCGACGGCGAATCGCTGGGCACATTTTGTACCCGAGTGGGCCGCGACGATTTGGAAGTGCTAGCCGCGGCCGCGCCTCGCCCCTAA